ggattttcttttgaaaATGTATGTGGTAGATATTGATATTATACTCAAAAATTAGAGCAGAAACTTGACTTGGCAGTCTTGCAAGGCCCAGAATTGTTTTAGAACTGACTTTGTGTTTGTGGCAAGAATTTAGAGCCATATTGACTGCTAATCGACTGAGTCTGTTTCAAAATCCTTTACGTATAAGGAAATCTTTTTGTGTATGTTAAGTACAAAACAAGGTGACGCCCAGGGCTTATAAGTAGTCTTCACTGAGGTGTCTTCAGGCTTGgacacttcttacaagggaaccaccccatcgcacccccctcagatttagttacaagttgccacagtggataggcctcgaaaaattggacacagatcaattgcgaaaacaggaagaagttgtgtggaactgtgaaaaaataagcaaaatatacaaactgagtagttcagtggaagataggcaacattaagtacGATGGGAGCgcaggagcgcagtggtctcgtggtaacgtgagcagctgcggaaggtcCTTCGTTCAAACCTTccatcgagtgaagagtttaattttttattttcagtttatgtgacaaactcttctgttttcatcactttttttgggagtgattatcacatccacaagaaaacctaaatcgggcaaggtagaagaatctttttacccattcgccaagtgtacaagttaggcgggtcgggaacatattcctgtcatgtgactcacatggcgtcaccagtgtcatatagaatatatcagccgtgttttcctgtggaggaatcggttcacctatgaccttgcgatcaaatgttttcggttcccattggagaggcacgtcctttcgcctactaatcgcacggttttgcgatgcggtcgcaaaacacagacactaaacttattacagtgaacagagatgtcaatgaacgaacggacagataataactatgcaaaaataaagtaaaattttcagtcgagggaagatttgaaccaaggacctctcgttccgcagctgctcacgctaccacgggaccacggcgctcctaagccccCAATGTCAATTATGGGGCTTatctggcccatggactactcagtttgtatattttgcttattttttcacagttccacgcaacttcttcctgttttctcaattgatctgtgttcagtttatcaaggcctatcgactatgccaacttataactaaatctgagggggctgcgatggggaggttcccttgttagcaggtaCAGAGTATTAAGTGTTAAGCAATACTGGAGCACACGAGACAGTTTCGAGGAAAGAAATTTCTTACTTGATCTAATTTCCTCAGTGCACAACAAGCACCAAAAGTTACGAACCTGGCAGAGAAAACAACTTAGAACGTAGATCCCTCTTGGTGTTTTACAGCAGAAGCAGTGCGTGTCACACTGCAGAGTGTGGAGATAAGTGCGAATATGGGGTAAATGAGTGAGCAAGTATCACAGCTGAAAAGCTTACAGGAAAGCCACAGTGTGGCGGTTGGTTACCTGTGGGCTCGCATCTCACTGTCGAGTCGGGCAGGAGTGGCTGGCAGTGAGAGATGACAAGCTGTGCTCGAGGAAACCAACTCTGTGATGTACCTCACACCAGTCGCTCGACGGCACAGTCACCTTGAACTGTCTCTGATATGTATACTGTGTATAAATGCGTGGCTTTATATTTGCCTTTGCCCTTGCCACAGCCCCTGTAGGCTGTGGTGGTTGTGGCATACAAAGCGCCTCGTGCCACATTTTAATActgtatttcatatccttacaagatGATAGCATTAAACTTGACTGGTGACCTGTGCTCTGTATTGGATGACAATGAGTGGAATGTATAGGAGGATGTAAAATCGGAGTGTAGGCTTTCTCAATGAAATTCATTGATAAAATATTCTTAAGTTATCAGCCaagttgtggtatcgtgttgctgcAACGTTTTGACGAGTTTCCTACTTGTCGTCCTCAGGTGAAgatgacgaatggaaaactggaaaTACTGCAGTAGCACACCACCACAACTTGGCTAATTATCAGAGATTTCTTAAAACGTCTAAAATGTGGGTCATCTGGATCACGGACTAAGCCCATAGACTGGAGAGTTTAGTGTCACCAAGTGGTGGACTTGTCCTCTTTTCGTGCAGTGACGATCCAGCCACATGCATCTCTCTTTTGTTTTCTCAGTCACTGCTTCATTAACTTGATTCCCTATTTTAAGCATTTTAGGTACTGTCGTGCATAAGTTTTGGATTAGGGTGAGGGTGAAGGTGCTTAACTTTTCAGACTTTTTAACTAAATCTGTCTTATCAAATTTAGTATGGACATAGGGGTTGCACTGTCTTGCACCAAACAGTCCTGTTGTCATCACACAAAAAATAACTATTGATGTACTTTCTTTTTCTACAACAGTAAACAATGTTTCATTATGCATTGTTATGCACAATATTTGAGATAAAGCCTTTTCTTGGAATGAATCCTGACATGTCCAGAAGCAGTTCTGATCATGGCTCTGAAGGATAATTGTTTCAGTTTCTTATACAAGTGATTCAACAGTGAAGTCGGGATCTGTACAGTGCTGGAATAATTTAGTCATTTCACGGTTTAAGAAGTAAGAGGACAGAAAGGCAAGTAGCTGCGGCTAACTTACAAACAACAATTCTGCTAAAGAAGGACAAATTAGATGTATTAAGAGAGAATGATTTACTGTTTAGTAACCTTCGAAAATTGAAGCTACGTCGTACGTGTTTCAGGAGGTACTGCAATGGCAGCGAGAAACTCTAAGGACGGCAGTTTCGCGAGTGACATGTGCGCTCTGCTAACCTCTCGCGAGGGTGCGGACGTGACTCTGGTGGTCGGCGCCTCGCAGCTGCCGGCGCACAGTCTCGTATTAGCAGCGAGGAGCCCGGTATTTGCCGCCATGTTGCGGATCGACACGAAAGAAGCCGGCAGCCGCCAAATTGAGATAACCGACGTGCGGGAAGATGTGTTGTGGCAGTTGCTGTGTTTCGTGTATACCGACACAGTTCCGAAACTGGGAAGAATGGCAGCGGAACTGTTACGTGCTGCCGATAAGTACGACCTGCCGTTGCTCAAAAAGAGGTGTGAGGAGCAACTGGCGCTGGACCTGAGTGTGGACAACGCCGCCGCCACCTCACTCCTCGCCGTGCTGCACTCGTGTCCGGTGCTCAGAAGTGCCACCGTGGACTTCATAGTGAGGCACCCTGAGGTGATGACCTCTGACGGCTGGATAAAAGTGCTGCGGAACAATGCAGATGCTGCAGCTCAAATTTGCAGTCTCGTGGCGGCAGCAACACCAAAAAACAGGTCTgagcaccagtgtgtgtgtgtgtgtgtgtgtgtgtgtgtgtgtgtgtgtgtgtgtgtgtgtgtgtgaaaaattacaaataataatcttatcttttttaaaaaaaaattcttccaaaGACAAACATTGCACAAGTGGTGTTTCCCTGTcgaaacagttccccacagtcgtttaatgaacaaagtaagagcttatggactatcagaccaattgtgtgattggattgtagagttcctagataacagaacgcagcatgtcattctcaatggagagaagtcttccgaagtaagagtgatttcaggtgtgccgaaggggagtgtcgtaggaccgttgctattcacaatatacataaatgacatcggaagttcactgaggctttttgcggatgatatatcgagaggttgtaacaatggaaaattgtactgaaatgcaggaggatctgcagcgaattgacgcacgatgcagggaatggcaattgaatctcaatgtagacaagggtaatgtgctgcgaatacatagaaagatagatcccttatcatttagctacaaaatagcaggtcagcaactggaagcagttaattccataaattatctggaagtacgcattaggagtgatttaaaatggaattatcatatatagttaatcgttggtaaagtagatgccagactgagattcattggaagaatcctaaggaaatgcaatccgaaaacaaaggaagtaggttacagtacgcttgttcgcccactgcttgaatactgctcagcagtctgggatccgtaccagatagggttgatagaagagatagagaagatccaacggagagcagtgcgcttcgttacaggatcatttagtaattgcgaaagcattacggagatgatagataaactccagtggaagactctgcaggagagacgctcagtagctcgatacgggcttttgtcaaagtttcgagaacataccttcaccgaggagtcaagcagtacattgctccctcctacgtatatctcgcgaagagaccgtggggataaaatcagagagattagagcccacacagaggcataccgacaatcctcctttccacgaacaataagagactggaatagaagggagaaccggtagaggtactcaaggtaccctctgccacacaccgtcaggtggcttgcggagtatggatgtagatgtagacgcagatgtagacaTGGTACTGTTAATTAATCACTTGATTGAATATAGTGTGTTTCAGTCCTGTCTAGCTGAGATGGCAAGTATCTTTGGAACTACTATCAGAGGACTTCCGTATGGCAGGAAGGCACTACCGTTCAATCTGCAAGGTCACTCAGAGCTTTCACAAGTAGCAACCACCGTGTGTGCCCGACAGTGGTCAGATTTTATCTGTTACCTTTAAAATTggctgtgagtgagtgagagggctTTTGCGGCACTAGACTACTATCCCCATCTGGTCGTTTTCATTAACCACTtgaaacaaatgtaaggatggtttATTTAGAATCCATTCAGTTGGTCATTGGCCCAAGTGTGATCTCCCTACGACTCGGTCACCCTCAGTGACACCGAACGCTCGGCACATTTTCGTAACACTTGCAATTTATGTACTTTACCTAATGtgcaacaaatgggtcccagctggagatgtgaaagtcaaggacagtctattagaagaggtcagtgaatatgtctaccttggccagattataaatatgaagggagacataaggccagaaatctatcgacacaGGAGTATTTGATCGATGCATTCTTCCTTTGacgacgtatggctgcgagacatggagcacggagagccatggagagatcagtgTTGGGctgtacaagaaaggataggaaaagggcagatgacatccggtctgtgacaaaggttaacgacatcttagagacagtaagtTCCTTGAAATTGCAGTAGGCTGGCCATGtcacaagaagaaaagacaacagatggacgaagctagtactggagtggagtctgaGAGAGTACTGTAGGCCTAGAGGAAGACacccagacagatgggacaaagacataaagaagatcgctggtaacacctggcagagaactgcccaagaccgtcccacttggagaagactgctgaaagcctacctgaatccacgactcgaagaggccacatcatttaatgattgaattggctgatgatgatgatgatgacgatgacctAATACGTTAGTGATCCTTTCGCTCATATTGTTAGGCTTTTGTTCTTCAAAATGTGGGAATGATCCACGAAATAAAGGCACTACCTCTGCTATATTGTGAGCTAGCATAATATGTTGGTAATTTGTTTTAACTGTCATTTTATTACACTCAATTATACATCTCTTGCGTTCACTTTAAGAGCACAAAGTGCATAAAGCAATATTgaccagaataaattttcactcttcacaatagggtgtgctgatttgaaacttcctagcagcttAAACCTGTCTGCCAGACCAACAGTCAGACCCGGAATCTTCGACTCTCGTGCACAGATGCTCTTTCCAATTGAGATACTGAGGCACTACTCGTGACCTGGTCTCACATCTTTAACAGTTGTCGAAGTTTAAAGTTGGTGCACGCaccactccagagtgaaaattcattgtggTAGCAAACTGCCAGTTtgtgactaacaaggggaggccaccaattgtgaaattcagattcgattcatactgcgcataataaaagctcatggccagaggtgtaatgtggcaaagcaccaagatgcacttctcagccgttgtcgagaaaatcgacagttaaaagaaaccgttgcggtgaaatactctctacgattaataatgttctacaccgtcgtggcgcagcggtaagcgctcgggttcgtaatccgaaagtcgccgaatcgaatctcgcgccatgcaacatttttttattattagtttttttgtaattcatatatctaaaaacaaagatgatgtgacttaccaaatgaaagtgctgccaggtcgacagacacacaaacacaaacacacacacaaaattcaagcttttgcaacaaactgttgcttcatcaggaaagagggaaggagagggaaagacaaaaggatgtgggttttaagggagaggttaaggagtcattccaatcccgggagcggaaagacttaccttaggggggaaaaaaggacgggtatacgcgcgcgcacgcacgcacacacacacacacacatatatatatatatatatatatatatatatatatatatatatatatatatatatatatatatatatatatataaagagctggcaggtcgatagacacacaaattttttccacgtggaatgtttccctctgttatatatatatatatatatatatatatatatatatatatatatatatatatataaactattaatgaattgcttatgcatgttggtgaaggcggatcactctccaattgtaccgcctccatttttctgtttgtttaacagggtgtaccaaagctctcccgtccgcactgattttcgacgatgttataagttgcgctagggaccgcatctaccttctttcgaagttagcaggcaactacgctgttatgcggcggttcatttcggcccattcaacatctgtccttcaagtgtaatgagcgagtaacggagtttatatttcatacctgccacagcaaatttgtgttcgtggggtctctattctaattcaaacgtttgacttacgctatacgtattcgtttcggaatatcgtttttacgtcttctgttaactatacgtggttaacattatgaagacaattaacaacatttttgaaatacaactttgtttgcgtaaaacataatgatgttcgaagtcgccagtttttccgcgacaaacgactttcaacaacttattatatgcataattgttgcgactgattgccgggaattatatacgtgtgtgtgtgtgtttatacacacatttgaattacaaaaaactaatactaaaaaaaaaaaaaaaaaggttgcatgacgcgagattcgatccgccgaccttcagattacgaaccggAGCGCTTATCGCAGTGCCACGACGCTGCGGAAAATTATTAAGCGtacagagtatttcaccacaacggtttcttttaactgtcgattttctcgacaacggctgagaagtgcatcttagtgctttgccacattacacctctggccatgagcttttattatgcgcagtatgaatcgaatctgaatttcacaattggcggcgtcCCCTTGTAAGCCCTTTTTCGGCGATATCCTTTCTTGCGGGAGCTCTAGTATGGCAAGGTATGCGTGAGAATTTCTGTGAAGCTTAGAAGGTAGAAGTAGTATCAGTGGAAGTAAAGTCATGAGGTTGTACCTAGATGTCTGTTCATGAAGCATTTCTCCACAAAAGTCAAAGTTTCTGGTTTAGAGTCTCTGTGTTTGAACACAGttgcaatctgccaggaagtctcaagcACTAAGACAGTCAGTATGCAAAAATGACTGAGACATGGAGGTATAGTAAATACATTGCATAGTGGTGGGAGAAGGTAATATTGCCTAGTCATTGAGCTGTGTTGTGTGTCGTCACTTTTATACCTACATTTCTTGACAACTACACAGGAACTGGACACTCCCTTTTACTTCAGTGTTATTGATCTTTGACCTTACTGTGCAGTAATCAGCTGGATGGTACTTACATCAGTGCCTGACCGCAAATCTGCTGTGAGCAGATAGCGAGTGGCAAGTACCCCACTTCACCATCTTGAGGAATAGGGTGGGGATGTGTGTGCAGACTTGTGTTAATAAGGGAAATTAATCCTGAGGGATGAATATTCATCTGCAGCTGCCAAGTGTTCTTTTAATAAATCACCATCAGTGAAAGACTGCAAGAACTTTGCTAAAAATAGTGCAATTTTGTAGCTCATCCAAATGGCACacttacttgatttttttttttttttttttttttttttttctcttcttcagtgtttcTTTTTGAGCTGAAAAACTACTTCCACGTGCTTATTTTCTACTTCTGTATTCTTTGACTGGTAAGACCTGTAGTGCCTTTGAAAATTAAACTAAATGGAAGAATTCATTGTCATGTGATACACCATAATTTGTGTGAACTCTACTTTTTGTGTAAAAAGACAGATTCCTTGCACTGCGGATAGATATGTGAAGAGACTGTCAGTGTTGCACAATGTTGACTTGACTTTGCTGCTATTAGATGGcaccatttttaatttttgacactaCTTCACAAACAAAACAGTCTGCATTTTCTCTGAAAGTTTCTTGCAGCTCACAGGTAAGGCACTGTTCCCTGTTATTTTCCTTTTATTAACGTCAACAATCTCTAAGGAAAACACATTTTAAGTGCCATTCGACTCTACCAAGTAATCGGTGTTCAGTGGACTACCTTATTAAAAATACACATAAATCGACGTTTACACGCATTCCAGTCGATATTGACAACCCTATTGGATTATTTTGTTACTTATTTGTAttcacttattttttaattttttaaaaggaaCTTTAGGATCATAAAATGTGCACGTTAATACATTTTGTTAAGTGCATACATTATATATGTTTGTGCAGGTGTATTTAATTCCTGGACATAAAAATGTCAGCCTACACACAATATTATCACaattataaatgaaataattaatacaatagcCCCAAAATATAGTAAATATGGTTTATGTCTTTGGAAGTTCCTAATTAATATGATCGCCCTGGAAATTTGCAGCAAATTTTAAAGGTCCCTTTTACTCCATAGAAATAGGAGCACTTAGTTTTCtttctacgaggtgcgacaataaagtaatgagactgatgtgaaaaaaatgttgcttaccgttttagtcaagtttagtgttctccttcaaagtagttcccttctgattgcacacactttttccaacgcttctgccattgatggtaacatttcttgactcatattctgtaatatcCTCAAAGACCCTAGTcacctttttggacatcttgtgttgtttgaaaatagtgtcccttgaccaccattttgactcttggaaatagaaaaaagtcgcatggagcaatACCTAGTGAATGAGGTGgccgtggtagtactgaaatttgttttgaggttaaaaattgctgtattgaCAGTAGTatcggatggcgcattatcgtgatgcagaatccaattatcagcagtgttggcacggacacgaagaactcctttttttttgtagtaatattggttaactgtttgtccaggagacacccactctttatgaacaattcccatgGAATtggaggttgatggtcgtccacttcatcttcaacattcgttctgccttcactaaacattttatgccaacaaaaaacttgagctcttgacataagctcctctccaaaagccttctgaaacttaccgtaagtttcacccaatttaacacaaaaagaaatggctaccgttgcgcagtattatgcggttcgatttctgtgacgagagacacaaacacgtgttaacatcTTACAGCACAACCCATGACTGAGCAGTTACATTGATGTatagcttggactagaagcagcttatagacataTGAACCAGAATCCCCCATTGGAAATGCCACTAAAAGCAAATATCTTGGTTTAGGATCATCAAAATTGTCACCATTGTTACCTTCCTCTTTAACCCATTCATCCAACGAATCTTTAGTGGAATACTGTCTGTCTTCGTCAGAGTCAATGGAATCCTGGAACACTGTTTCATTTTTTTACCTATTGTTTttcacagtttctttttcttcatttctcGGTTAACACATGATGAAAGATTTCTTCCGTTGGCAGAGATGTTCTGCCTTCAGTACTGGCGACACACTTTCCTGTCTTTTCCCCTTTTTTGCCGTTGGTGATTTATTCATATCTCCCATTACTGTGGGTGTGGGCTGAGGTTCTGGAGACTCTACCATACCAGACTGTGATGATGGTAGTTTATTAAGGACTTTCTGTGGCTCAAACAGAGAAATTGCACAAACTCAGAATCCAGACTTCAAGCTAGCAGCTGCATTACGATGGATGGTCTCAGTCAATTCACAAACAAGAGCAGGAAAATTGTCCTTTGGAATTGAATTTGGTCTCCTGTCTGCTTTCTGGTGCCATTTTGACAATGCTGCTCTACATGCCATTTGAAGGGTCTTAAAATGCCACATCTAGAGGTTGTAGCTAATGTGGGGGATTTGGATGGAGACAGATGAATTTAGTTTTGTGCTCCTTCCCCATTTTCAGCACCTCTGATGAAAAATGGGAAGACAGTTTGTCACCCAGCACTGCTTTAACTCCTTGTTGTCCCAAGGTATCACAGTAGTCTGGAGCCAGTCTTTGAACGTGACTTCATCGAACTACCCAGACTTCGACCTGTTACATCTGTTCCCTTAGGCCCTCCTTGTGTCAAAGTATCCCACATATGTTCAGATTTGTAAACGACATATGCAGGTAGGAGTTCGCCATTGATTGCATCGGCAAACATAGCACTCATTGCTGATTTAGAAGAGTtcattatactggttatcacatttagcattcaaccgcgatttttatatatattttaacaacgcgtttcgagagacaatgctctcatcatcaggttgtaaaatctatgtcgcgaaattaaacgtactaaaaagacaaaataccatcaccaatagttggtgggtccatagagtaaaaaagagaattaaaagtatattggactgtgggtcctcgtcttacattaaagttgttgacgcaggtcgatggccgtcccatagctaccaaatatgctgtcgactgcgccggctcgggtgctgttgtggactaacgtgcctaggtgttgtggcgtggttaccgccgtgtgcttgacggtaacgctatgctattgggcgcctcatttccttactgcattggtctgccatcgttagcctctcgcaactctgtcattgacatgctacaagttttaagtcgcatgcctgccctaaaataattctaaaaacccgctaaaaaatctcatttctttaaagttatcttgtacgtttaggatattgctttgtttcttttcatggatagctatctcgaattcctctagtaagtcaagtttcctccctttcttttctacatgcaatatttctacgttgtcttctatgctattaaggggatggcctgtttcatatatatggttcgcaacagctgatttgtcataatttcctaacctgaacgcatctttatgttctttataccggatcgcgaatgatcttcctgtctgccctatatattttgcatcacacgttctgcactgaatcttataaactcccgatctttcaaacttatttctcttctcgccaatatcgtgcttaaggctatacctcactaggttattagtctgaaaggctattttgacatcgtatggcttaaaaatatttgctatcttttgtgagacttttccgtagtatggcatcgtgataattttcgctttctctccatcaggtttattctttttgcgcttattacattttcgtaacagttttttaactatatctattctgtaaccgttattcttcgctattctcttaacggtgttaatttcagtctccctatctttttcactcataggtatattgactgccctatgcacgagactacggaaagcagcttctttatacgcctgcggatggcatgaatcattcgggatcacggcatcagttgtagtttgttttctataaacggaaaacgcatgtttgttgccctgcttttttatattcaggtccaggaactgtagacagTTGTCAGTTTCGtgctccacggtaaattttattttattatgtgcgtcgttgaacttttttactatttcctcaatgtcctcactggaaccatcaacaagtaacagagtgtcgtcaacataacgtttgtaataaacaattttatccgtaatgttttcgtcagaatttagaactttatcttcaaggtcattcataaaaatgtccgccatagttcctgaaatgctggaccccatggctaacccatcgtcctgaatataaaatttgttattaaacgtaaaataattaaaacttgtaatgagctgtaggagttcaataaattcaattgtctcttgcgttgaaattttaccgtatttcaggaaatttctcttaatgatttctatagtttcgttaaccggaacactggagtataagttcttaacatccaacgaaaccaaacgggaagtgtcagtgactggcgtatctttaatttcacctatcatggtcatactaccacgcactgaataattattattatacacgtaagtctttttcagaatttggtccaatattttcgttattttatatgctggact
This sequence is a window from Schistocerca nitens isolate TAMUIC-IGC-003100 chromosome 11, iqSchNite1.1, whole genome shotgun sequence. Protein-coding genes within it:
- the LOC126213337 gene encoding poly [ADP-ribose] polymerase tankyrase-like — its product is MAARNSKDGSFASDMCALLTSREGADVTLVVGASQLPAHSLVLAARSPVFAAMLRIDTKEAGSRQIEITDVREDVLWQLLCFVYTDTVPKLGRMAAELLRAADKYDLPLLKKRCEEQLALDLSVDNAAATSLLAVLHSCPVLRSATVDFIVRHPEVMTSDGWIKVLRNNADAAAQICSLVAAATPKNRTSSVEQTEDLSEWLTVAARTGDVGELRRLLAAGAPVDARDGTGCTALHLAAMDANPETVKCLLSAGADINAKDSSLQTPLHSAAYRGNLKAMWVLLTSSAQLDVRDRWGKTPLHWAAATKQVEAVRALLLAGASKKVKDDEDITPADTATSSTRELFRMY